In Saccharomyces cerevisiae S288C chromosome XV, complete sequence, the following proteins share a genomic window:
- a CDS encoding uncharacterized protein (hypothetical protein; identified by expression profiling and mass spectrometry) has translation MMIIIFIELCRIADSLSWIPKSLRRTSSTFYIPNIIALLKMESQQLSQNSPTFQKHTPIGHINHDQYNSDSGSYYTLM, from the coding sequence atgatgataataatatttatagaattgtgtagaattgcagattccctttcatggattcctaaatccttgaggagaacttctagtacattctacatacctaatattattgccttattaaaaatggaatcccaacaattatctcaaaattcacccacttttcaaaaacacACGCCGATTGGTCATATTAATCATgaccaatataatagtgATTCCGGTAGTTACTATACATTGATGTGA